In a genomic window of Passer domesticus isolate bPasDom1 chromosome 3, bPasDom1.hap1, whole genome shotgun sequence:
- the ENPP4 gene encoding bis(5'-adenosyl)-triphosphatase ENPP4, with protein sequence MSLMLVLFFAGILLCCACSAGDSVPKLLLVSFDGFRADYLETYKLPHLQEFIEDGVLVKEVINVFITKTFPNHYTIVTGLYEESHGIVANDMYDADAKKNFSQFNDSDPFWWNDAVPIWVTNQQQGKGASAAAMWPGSDVKINNMTPHFFMKYNFSVTFEERVERIVEWLNSSDPVVNFAVLYWEEPDASGHKYGPGDTENMHRVLEEVDKHVGFLVNKLKASGLWDTVNVIITSDHGMASCSAEKLIVLDECIGRNNYTLIDRTPVAAVLPRQNKEDVYNLLKNCSSHMKVYLKEEIPDRFHYRHHKRIQPIILVADEGWTIVQNESLSKLGDHGYDNALPSMHPFLAARGPAFRRGSSHGRLDNVDIYPMMCHVLGLAPRPHNGTFANTKCLLADQWCISVPEAIGIVIGVFMVLSTFTCIIIISKNRVAPSRPFARLQLQSDDDDPLIG encoded by the exons ATGAGCTTGATGTTGGTGTTATTTTTTGCTGGAATCCTCCTCTGTTGTGCGTGCTCAGCTGGTGACTCGGTACCCAAGTTGCTCCTCGTGTCCTTTGATGGCTTCAGGGCTGATTACTTGGAAACCTACAAACTTCCTCATCTCCAGGAGTTCATTGAGGATGGTGTGCTTGTAAAAGAAGTCATCAATGTTTTTATCACCAAGACCTTCCCAAACCATTACACCATAGTGACAGGTTTATAtgaggagagccatggcattgtggCTAATGACATGTATGATGCAGATGCCAAGAAAAATTTTTCACAGTTCAACGATTCAGATCCCTTCTGGTGGAATGATGCAGTTCCAATTTGGGTGACAAATcaacagcagggaaagggagcaAGCGCTGCTGCAATGTGGCCCGGTAGTGATGTAAAAATCAACAACATGACCCCTCATTTCTTCATGAAATACAACTTCTCTGTGACGTTTGAGGAGAGAGTGGAGAGAATTGTGGAGTGGCTGAACAGCTCTGACCCAGTGGTCAATTTTGCTGTGCTCTACTGGGAAGAACCGGATGCAAGCGGGCACAAGTACGGCCCAGGCGACACCGAGAACATGCACAGAGTGCTGGAAGAAGTGGATAAACATGTTGGTTTCCTTGTGAACAAACTGAAGGCATCGGGCCTGTGGGACACTGTAAATGTCATAATAACAAGTGACCATGGCATGGCCTCCTGTTCTGCAGAGAAGCTGATTGTCCTGGATGAATGCATCGGGCGCAATAACTACACCCTGATAGACAGGACTCCTgttgctgcagtgctgccacGGCAGA ACAAAGAAGATGTGTATAACTTACTCAAAAATTGCAGCAGTCACATGAAGGTTTATCTGAAAGAAGAAATTCCAGACAGATTCCATTATCGCCATCACAAGAGAATCCAGCCCATAATCCTGGTTGCAGATGAAGGCTGGACAATTGTACAGAACGAGTCCCTCTCCAAGT tggggGACCACGGCTATGACAATGCCCTGCCCAGCATGCACCCGTTCCTGGCCGCGCGCGGTCCGGCCTTCCGGCGCGGCTCCAGCCACGGCCGCCTGGACAACGTGGACATCTACCCCATGATGTGCCACGTGCTGGGGCTCGCCCCGCGGCCGCACAACGGCACCTTCGCCAACACCAAGTGCCTGCTGGCTGACCAGTGGTGCATCAGCGTCCCTGAGGCCATCGGGATCGTCATCGGGGTTTTCATGGTGCTCAGCACCTTCacctgcatcatcatcatctccaAGAACAGAGTGGCTCCCTCCCGGCCCTTTGCGCGGCTCCAGTTACAGAGCGATGACGATGATCCTTTGATTGGATAG